A genomic window from Winogradskyella sp. J14-2 includes:
- a CDS encoding POTRA domain-containing protein → MSKIKRCICIFLLALCHQISGQSLSLNVLGENEIKTKVLDSIGYVKLFDNYNGIESELKKLKNKLTRLGYIDTSTDSIVRKNDSLFNVSLFLGKKINVIRVNYSNDFNQRLLSFINHKAGKGYFEVSITKLENTLNTLNSKIAEQGDPFSTLQLINISKEHSELISADLKIVTNQKRRIDKIMVKGYEKFPVSYIKRFLKLKTGKTFNLNEIKKRVELLEDLRFAKKIREPEVLFTKDSTTLYLYVEKAKTNNFDGFLGFGTNENTNKIEFDGYLDLRLVNNLNYGETINLFYKSDEIDQQTFRAEADLPYLLRSPVGIQAGLSIFRKDTTFSNAKQYAKVNYQINAQHRVAVGVSLTKSTNLLNNNTSILNDYTTNYYTLGYTYTKPQYYDILFPVNFWFDFSTGFGNRENDLGKQSQTVFNLDTYKIFNLNPKNSIYTRLSGALLSSNDYLDNELFRFGGINSIRGFEENSLVANIYGVINTEYRYRLNKGIFVHSVLDAAYFENQITDTKEKLFGFGFGLGLLTNAGLFRLNYSSGKSENRQFRFSDSKVHVSLTATF, encoded by the coding sequence ATGTCGAAAATTAAACGTTGTATTTGTATTTTTCTGCTGGCACTATGCCATCAAATTTCTGGCCAGTCGTTAAGCCTAAATGTTCTTGGCGAAAACGAAATAAAAACCAAAGTTTTAGACTCAATTGGCTATGTAAAATTATTTGACAACTACAATGGTATTGAGAGTGAATTAAAAAAGCTCAAAAATAAACTTACCAGATTAGGCTATATAGACACTTCTACAGATAGCATTGTAAGAAAGAATGACTCGCTCTTTAACGTAAGTCTGTTCTTAGGTAAAAAAATAAACGTTATTAGAGTTAATTACAGTAACGATTTTAACCAAAGATTGCTCAGTTTTATTAATCATAAGGCAGGTAAAGGGTATTTTGAGGTTAGCATTACCAAATTAGAAAATACTTTAAACACACTAAATTCTAAGATCGCTGAACAGGGAGACCCTTTTTCTACGCTTCAATTAATAAACATTTCCAAAGAACATTCTGAATTAATTTCGGCTGATCTCAAAATTGTTACCAATCAAAAAAGGCGAATTGACAAGATTATGGTTAAGGGCTATGAAAAATTCCCAGTGTCTTACATAAAAAGATTTTTAAAGCTAAAAACAGGTAAAACTTTTAACCTTAACGAGATTAAAAAGAGGGTAGAATTACTTGAAGATTTACGTTTTGCTAAAAAAATAAGAGAACCAGAAGTTTTATTTACTAAAGACTCTACAACATTATATCTATATGTTGAAAAAGCTAAAACGAATAATTTTGATGGTTTTCTTGGCTTTGGCACTAATGAAAACACTAATAAAATTGAATTTGATGGCTATTTAGATTTACGATTAGTTAATAACCTTAACTATGGCGAAACTATTAACTTGTTTTATAAAAGTGATGAAATAGATCAGCAAACTTTTAGGGCAGAAGCCGACCTACCTTATTTATTAAGATCTCCTGTAGGAATACAAGCTGGATTAAGCATTTTTAGAAAAGATACCACATTTTCCAATGCTAAGCAGTATGCTAAAGTTAATTATCAAATCAATGCACAGCATCGTGTTGCGGTCGGTGTTTCTTTGACTAAATCTACAAATTTACTAAACAATAATACTTCAATATTAAACGACTATACCACTAACTACTACACTCTAGGATATACTTACACAAAACCTCAGTATTACGATATTTTATTCCCTGTTAATTTTTGGTTTGATTTCTCCACTGGTTTTGGCAACAGAGAGAATGATCTTGGTAAACAAAGTCAAACAGTTTTTAACTTAGACACCTATAAGATATTTAACCTCAATCCTAAAAATAGTATCTACACGCGATTAAGTGGTGCCCTATTATCATCTAACGACTACCTTGATAATGAGCTTTTTAGATTTGGAGGTATAAATTCCATAAGAGGTTTTGAAGAAAATAGTTTGGTAGCTAATATTTATGGAGTAATTAACACTGAGTATCGTTACCGATTAAATAAGGGCATTTTTGTACATTCTGTGCTAGATGCTGCTTACTTTGAGAACCAGATTACCGATACTAAAGAAAAATTATTTGGTTTTGGCTTTGGTTTAGGACTTTTAACCAATGCTGGTTTGTTTAGATTAAATTACTCTAGCGGTAAATCAGAAAATCGACAATTTCGATTCTCAGACTCCAAGGTTCACGTCAGCTTAACTGCCACTTTTTGA
- the rpsL gene encoding 30S ribosomal protein S12, translating to MPTISQLVRKGRAKITKKSKSAALDSCPQRRGVCTRVYTTTPKKPNSAMRKVARVRLTNGNEVNAYIGGEGHNLQEHSIVLVRGGRVKDLPGVRYHIVRGALDTAGVAGRTQRRSKYGAKRPKK from the coding sequence ATGCCAACAATTTCACAATTAGTACGAAAAGGAAGAGCCAAAATAACTAAGAAGAGTAAATCGGCTGCTTTAGATTCGTGTCCTCAAAGACGTGGTGTATGTACTCGTGTTTATACTACGACACCAAAGAAGCCTAACTCAGCAATGCGTAAGGTAGCAAGGGTTCGTTTAACAAACGGAAACGAGGTTAATGCATACATTGGTGGTGAAGGTCACAATTTACAGGAGCACTCGATAGTATTAGTTAGAGGTGGAAGGGTAAAAGATTTACCAGGTGTTAGATATCACATCGTTCGTGGTGCATTAGATACAGCAGGTGTTGCTGGTCGTACCCAACGTAGATCTAAGTATGGTGCAAAACGCCCTAAAAAGTAA
- the rpsG gene encoding 30S ribosomal protein S7 — translation MRKRAAKKRPLLPDPRFNDQLVTRFVNMMMWDGKKSVAFKVFYDAIDIVEEKKNDDEKTALEIWKDALSNVMPHVEVRSRRVGGATFQIPMQIRPDRKVSTAMKWLIGYARKRNEKSMAQRLAAEVLAAAKEEGAAVKKRVDTHKMAEANKAFSHFRF, via the coding sequence ATGAGAAAAAGAGCAGCAAAGAAAAGACCGCTTTTACCAGATCCAAGATTTAATGATCAGTTAGTGACGCGTTTCGTTAACATGATGATGTGGGATGGTAAAAAGTCTGTAGCTTTTAAAGTATTCTACGATGCAATTGATATTGTTGAAGAGAAAAAAAATGATGACGAAAAAACAGCTTTAGAAATTTGGAAAGACGCTTTATCTAACGTTATGCCACACGTAGAAGTACGTAGTCGTCGCGTTGGTGGTGCTACATTCCAAATTCCAATGCAAATTCGTCCAGATCGTAAAGTTTCTACAGCGATGAAGTGGTTAATTGGCTACGCACGCAAAAGAAATGAAAAATCTATGGCACAGCGTTTAGCAGCAGAAGTTTTAGCAGCTGCTAAAGAAGAAGGTGCAGCCGTTAAGAAGAGAGTTGATACTCACAAAATGGCGGAAGCAAATAAAGCATTCTCACACTTTAGATTTTAA
- the fusA gene encoding elongation factor G produces the protein MAQRDLKYTRNIGIAAHIDAGKTTTTERILYYTGVSHKIGEVHDGAATMDWMEQEQERGITITSAATTCTWKFPMENAQPLPETKDYHFNIIDTPGHVDFTVEVNRSLRVLDGLVFLFSAVDGVEPQSETNWRLADNYKVPRIGFVNKMDRQGSNFMAVCQQVKDMLGSNAVPIVMNIGDEVDFKGIVDLVKNRAIVWHDETQGATFDVIDIPEELKAEAAELRGKLIEEVAAYDENLLEKYMEDEDSITEEEVHAALRAAVMDMSIIPMICGSAFKNKGVQFLLDAVCRYLPSPVDKDAIIGTDPDSDKEIARKPDVKEPFSALAFKIATDPFVGRLAFFRAYSGRLDAGSYVLNNRSGKKERISRIYQMHSNKQNAIEYIEAGDIGAAVGFKDIKTGDTLSDEKSPIVLESMDFPDPVIGIAVEPKTKADVDKLGMALAKLAEEDPTFTVRTDEASGQTIISGMGELHLDIIVDRLKREFKVEVNQGQPQVEYKEAITRRAEHREVYKKQSGGRGKFADIVFTLEPAEEGKQGLEFVSEIKGGNVPKEFIPSVEKGFKMAMVNGPLAGYEVDAMKVTLTDGSYHDVDSDQLSFELAAKLGFKAAAKAAKAVIMEPIMKLEVLTPEEYMGDIVGDLNRRRGQVNNMSDRAGSKVIKAEVPLSEMFGYVTSLRTLSSGRATSTMEFSHYAETPSNISEEVIKAAKGVEA, from the coding sequence ATGGCACAAAGAGATTTAAAATACACAAGAAATATAGGTATTGCAGCACATATTGATGCTGGAAAAACAACAACAACAGAACGTATTCTTTACTACACAGGTGTCTCTCACAAAATTGGTGAGGTACATGATGGTGCGGCGACTATGGACTGGATGGAGCAAGAGCAAGAAAGAGGTATTACAATTACTTCAGCAGCGACTACTTGTACATGGAAATTTCCAATGGAAAACGCACAGCCTTTACCAGAAACTAAAGACTACCACTTTAATATCATTGATACTCCTGGTCACGTAGATTTTACTGTTGAGGTAAACCGCTCATTACGCGTACTAGATGGTTTGGTGTTTCTATTTAGTGCTGTTGATGGTGTTGAGCCACAATCTGAAACTAACTGGAGATTAGCTGACAATTACAAAGTACCACGTATTGGTTTCGTTAATAAAATGGACCGTCAAGGATCTAACTTTATGGCAGTTTGTCAACAGGTTAAAGATATGTTGGGTTCAAATGCGGTGCCAATTGTAATGAACATTGGTGACGAAGTTGATTTTAAAGGGATAGTAGACTTAGTGAAAAACCGTGCTATCGTATGGCACGATGAAACACAAGGGGCAACTTTTGACGTTATCGACATTCCTGAAGAATTAAAAGCAGAAGCTGCTGAATTAAGAGGTAAACTCATTGAAGAGGTTGCTGCTTATGATGAGAATCTGTTAGAAAAATATATGGAAGATGAAGATTCTATTACAGAAGAAGAGGTGCATGCTGCATTAAGAGCTGCTGTAATGGATATGTCTATTATTCCTATGATTTGTGGTTCTGCATTCAAAAATAAAGGTGTACAGTTCTTGTTAGACGCTGTGTGTCGTTATTTACCGTCACCAGTTGATAAGGACGCAATCATCGGTACTGATCCAGATTCTGATAAAGAGATAGCTCGTAAGCCAGATGTAAAAGAACCATTTTCTGCATTAGCCTTTAAGATTGCAACAGATCCTTTCGTTGGTCGTTTGGCATTCTTTAGAGCTTATTCAGGACGCTTAGATGCCGGATCTTATGTTTTAAATAACAGATCAGGTAAGAAAGAGCGTATTTCTCGTATTTACCAAATGCACTCTAATAAGCAAAATGCTATTGAGTATATTGAAGCTGGTGATATTGGTGCTGCTGTTGGGTTTAAAGACATTAAGACAGGTGATACACTTTCGGATGAAAAATCTCCAATTGTATTAGAGTCTATGGACTTCCCAGATCCAGTAATCGGTATTGCAGTGGAGCCTAAAACTAAGGCAGACGTAGATAAGTTAGGTATGGCTTTAGCTAAATTAGCAGAAGAGGATCCAACATTTACAGTTAGAACAGACGAAGCTTCAGGACAGACTATTATTTCTGGTATGGGTGAGCTTCACTTAGATATTATTGTAGACCGTCTTAAGCGTGAGTTTAAGGTAGAGGTTAATCAAGGTCAACCTCAGGTAGAGTACAAAGAAGCTATTACAAGACGTGCAGAGCACAGAGAAGTTTACAAAAAGCAATCTGGTGGACGTGGTAAATTTGCTGATATAGTCTTTACGCTTGAGCCAGCTGAAGAAGGTAAGCAAGGACTTGAATTTGTTTCTGAAATAAAGGGTGGTAACGTTCCTAAAGAATTTATCCCTTCTGTAGAGAAAGGATTTAAGATGGCAATGGTTAATGGCCCATTGGCAGGCTACGAAGTTGACGCTATGAAGGTTACTTTAACTGATGGTTCGTATCACGATGTGGATTCTGATCAATTATCATTTGAGTTGGCTGCAAAACTTGGCTTTAAAGCTGCTGCAAAAGCGGCAAAAGCTGTAATTATGGAGCCGATCATGAAACTTGAGGTGTTGACTCCAGAAGAATATATGGGTGATATCGTAGGTGACTTAAACCGTCGTCGTGGTCAAGTTAATAACATGAGTGACAGAGCAGGCTCTAAAGTAATTAAAGCTGAAGTACCATTATCTGAAATGTTCGGTTATGTAACATCATTAAGAACGTTGTCTTCAGGTAGAGCAACATCGACTATGGAATTCTCTCACTACGCGGAGACACCATCAAACATATCAGAAGAAGTAATCAAAGCAGCTAAAGGCGTAGAAGCTTAA
- the rpsJ gene encoding 30S ribosomal protein S10 produces MSQKIRIKLKSYDHNLVDKSADKIVKTVKSTGAVVTGPIPLPTHKKIFTVLRSPHVNKKSREQFQLSSYKRLLDIYSSSSKTIDALMKLELPSGVEVEIKV; encoded by the coding sequence ATGAGTCAGAAAATTAGAATAAAATTAAAGTCTTACGATCATAATTTAGTTGATAAGTCTGCTGATAAGATTGTAAAAACTGTAAAGAGCACAGGTGCTGTAGTAACTGGTCCAATTCCTTTACCAACACACAAGAAAATTTTCACTGTGTTACGTTCACCACACGTTAATAAGAAGTCAAGAGAGCAGTTTCAGTTAAGCTCTTACAAGAGATTATTAGATATCTACTCTTCATCTTCTAAAACAATTGATGCTTTAATGAAGCTGGAATTGCCAAGTGGAGTAGAAGTAGAGATTAAGGTGTAA
- the rplC gene encoding 50S ribosomal protein L3: MSGLIGKKIGMTSIFDENGKNIPCTVIEAGPCIVTQVRTEEVDGYNSLQLGFDDATEKSATKAAQGHAKKAGTSVKRKVVEFKGFDKEYKLGDAVTVDQFIEGEFVDISGTSKGKGFQGVVKRHGFGGVGQATHGQHNRLRAPGSIGAASYPARVFKGMRMAGRMGGETVKVENLRVYKVVPEKNLLVVKGCVPGHKNSYVIIEK, translated from the coding sequence ATGTCTGGGTTAATTGGAAAAAAAATCGGTATGACCAGCATTTTCGATGAAAATGGAAAGAACATTCCATGTACAGTAATCGAAGCAGGTCCATGTATCGTTACCCAAGTCAGAACTGAGGAAGTGGATGGTTATAACTCCCTTCAATTAGGTTTCGATGACGCGACAGAAAAAAGCGCTACTAAAGCTGCTCAAGGGCATGCTAAAAAAGCGGGTACTTCTGTAAAACGCAAAGTCGTAGAATTTAAAGGTTTTGACAAGGAGTACAAATTAGGTGATGCTGTCACTGTAGATCAATTTATTGAAGGAGAATTCGTGGATATTTCAGGAACTTCTAAAGGTAAAGGTTTTCAAGGTGTTGTAAAGCGTCATGGTTTTGGCGGTGTTGGTCAAGCAACTCATGGTCAGCACAACCGTTTAAGAGCTCCAGGTTCTATAGGTGCTGCTTCATATCCTGCGAGAGTATTCAAAGGAATGAGAATGGCCGGAAGAATGGGTGGAGAAACAGTTAAAGTAGAAAATTTAAGAGTTTACAAAGTTGTTCCTGAAAAGAACTTACTTGTTGTGAAAGGTTGTGTACCTGGTCACAAAAACTCTTATGTAATCATTGAGAAGTAA
- the rplD gene encoding 50S ribosomal protein L4, producing MKVAVLDINGKDTGRKAELSKDVFAIEPNNHAVYLDVKQYLANQRQGTHKAKERAEIAGSTRKIKKQKGTGTARAGSIKSGVFKGGGRMFGPRPRNYGFKLNKNLKRLARKSALSIKANDKAIVVLEDFNFDAPKTKSFVNVLKALEIDNKKSLFVLGDSNNNVYLSSRNLKGSEVVTSSELSTYKIMNANKVVLLEGALEGIESNLIK from the coding sequence ATGAAGGTAGCAGTTTTAGATATAAACGGAAAAGATACGGGTAGAAAAGCTGAGCTTTCTAAGGACGTATTTGCTATAGAGCCTAATAATCACGCTGTCTATTTAGATGTTAAACAATATTTAGCAAACCAAAGACAGGGAACACACAAGGCTAAAGAAAGAGCAGAGATTGCTGGTAGTACACGTAAGATTAAAAAGCAAAAAGGAACTGGTACAGCCCGTGCTGGTTCTATTAAGTCTGGTGTATTTAAAGGTGGTGGTCGTATGTTTGGTCCTAGACCAAGAAACTATGGGTTTAAATTAAATAAAAACCTTAAAAGATTAGCACGTAAATCAGCTTTGAGTATTAAGGCAAACGATAAAGCAATCGTAGTGTTAGAAGACTTTAATTTTGATGCTCCAAAGACTAAAAGTTTTGTGAATGTCTTAAAGGCATTAGAGATAGATAATAAAAAGTCTTTGTTTGTGTTGGGTGACTCAAATAATAATGTATATTTGTCGTCGCGCAATTTGAAAGGCTCTGAAGTTGTAACAAGCTCAGAATTAAGCACTTACAAGATAATGAATGCTAATAAAGTAGTTCTTTTAGAGGGTGCATTAGAAGGAATTGAATCGAATTTAATTAAATAA
- the rplW gene encoding 50S ribosomal protein L23 encodes MSILIKPIITEKATTQSELLNAYAFEVNTKANKVEIKKAVETAYGVSVEKVRTINVRPDRRTRYTKTGIQHGKTNAIKKAIVQLAEGETIDLYANM; translated from the coding sequence ATGAGTATCTTAATTAAACCTATCATCACAGAAAAAGCAACTACTCAGAGTGAGTTGTTAAATGCCTATGCATTTGAAGTGAACACAAAGGCGAACAAGGTAGAAATCAAAAAAGCAGTAGAGACTGCTTATGGTGTTTCTGTTGAAAAAGTTCGAACGATAAATGTCCGTCCAGATAGAAGAACGCGTTATACAAAAACGGGTATTCAGCATGGTAAAACAAATGCTATTAAAAAAGCAATTGTACAACTGGCGGAAGGTGAAACAATAGATTTATACGCTAACATGTAA
- the rplB gene encoding 50S ribosomal protein L2, giving the protein MSVRKLKPITSAQRFRVVNGFDAITTDKPEKSLLAPKKRSGGRNSQGKMTMRHMGGGHKKKYRIIDFKRNKTGIPAEVKSIEYDPNRTAFIALLNYQDGEKRYIIAQNGLQVGQNVVSGKSGIAPEIGNAMPLSEIPFGTIISCIELRPGQGAVMARSAGAFAQLMARDGKFATIKLPSGETRMVLATCMATIGVVSNSDHQLLVSGKAGRSRWLGRRPRVRPVVMNPVDHPMGGGEGKSSGGHPRSKNGIPAKGYRTRSKTKASNKYIVERRKK; this is encoded by the coding sequence ATGTCAGTTAGAAAATTAAAACCGATCACATCAGCTCAGCGTTTTAGAGTAGTAAATGGATTTGACGCCATCACTACTGATAAGCCGGAGAAAAGTTTACTTGCTCCGAAAAAAAGATCTGGTGGTAGAAACAGTCAAGGAAAAATGACCATGCGCCACATGGGTGGAGGTCATAAGAAGAAGTATCGTATTATTGATTTTAAACGTAACAAAACTGGTATTCCAGCAGAAGTTAAGTCAATTGAATATGATCCAAACAGAACAGCATTTATTGCGTTGCTAAACTATCAAGATGGTGAAAAAAGATACATCATTGCTCAAAACGGTTTGCAGGTAGGCCAAAATGTTGTTTCAGGTAAAAGTGGGATTGCGCCGGAAATTGGGAATGCAATGCCATTAAGTGAAATACCTTTTGGAACTATTATTTCTTGTATAGAGTTGCGTCCTGGTCAAGGTGCTGTTATGGCGCGTAGTGCTGGAGCTTTTGCTCAACTAATGGCAAGAGATGGTAAGTTCGCAACTATAAAATTGCCTTCTGGTGAAACTAGGATGGTGTTAGCTACTTGCATGGCTACTATAGGTGTCGTTTCAAATTCAGATCATCAGTTATTAGTATCAGGTAAAGCAGGTAGAAGCAGATGGTTAGGAAGACGTCCAAGAGTAAGACCAGTAGTAATGAATCCAGTAGATCACCCAATGGGTGGTGGTGAGGGTAAATCCTCTGGTGGTCACCCAAGATCTAAGAATGGTATTCCTGCTAAAGGTTATAGAACACGTTCTAAGACGAAAGCGAGTAATAAGTATATTGTAGAACGTAGAAAGAAATAA
- the rpsS gene encoding 30S ribosomal protein S19 has translation MARSLKKGPYIHYKLEKKVAENVASNKKTVIKTWSRASMISPDFVGQTIAVHNGRQFVPVYVTENMVGHKLGEFSPTRSFRGHAGAKNKGKK, from the coding sequence ATGGCACGTTCATTAAAAAAAGGACCTTATATTCATTATAAGTTAGAAAAGAAAGTTGCAGAGAATGTAGCTTCAAACAAGAAGACGGTTATCAAGACTTGGTCAAGAGCGTCTATGATTTCTCCAGATTTCGTAGGTCAGACTATAGCTGTACACAATGGTCGTCAATTTGTTCCAGTATATGTAACTGAGAATATGGTAGGTCATAAATTAGGAGAATTTTCACCAACACGATCATTTAGAGGTCATGCAGGTGCTAAGAATAAAGGTAAAAAATAA
- the rplV gene encoding 50S ribosomal protein L22, which produces MGSRKKQMAEAIKAEKRQVAFAKLNNCPTSPRKMRLVADLVRGEKAEKALQILRFSPKEASRRLEKLVMSAIANWQAKNEDADVEAANLFIKEIRVDGGTMLKRLRPAPQGRAHRIRKRSNHVTVVVDSLNKTQS; this is translated from the coding sequence ATGGGAAGTCGTAAAAAACAAATGGCGGAAGCTATTAAGGCTGAGAAAAGGCAAGTTGCTTTTGCTAAGCTAAATAACTGTCCTACATCTCCAAGAAAGATGCGTTTAGTTGCAGATTTAGTTAGAGGTGAAAAGGCTGAGAAAGCTCTTCAGATTCTTAGATTTAGCCCTAAGGAAGCCTCTCGTCGTTTAGAAAAATTGGTAATGTCTGCAATTGCAAACTGGCAAGCTAAAAACGAAGATGCTGATGTTGAGGCAGCTAATCTATTTATCAAAGAGATTAGGGTAGATGGTGGTACAATGCTAAAGCGTTTACGTCCTGCTCCTCAAGGTAGAGCACATAGAATTAGAAAAAGATCTAACCACGTGACTGTAGTGGTAGATTCATTAAATAAAACACAAAGCTAA
- the rpsC gene encoding 30S ribosomal protein S3, translated as MGQKTNPIGNRLGIIRGWESNWYGGNDYGDKLAEDDKIRKYIHARLSKASVSRVIIERTLKLVTVTITTARPGIIIGKGGQEVDKLKEELKKITGKEVQLNIFEIKRPELDAHLVAASIARQIESRISYRRAIKMAIAAAMRMNAEGIKVQISGRLNGAEMARSEHYKEGRIPLSTFRADIDYALVEAHTTYGRLGVKVWIMKGEVYGKRELSPLVGLSKQKGKGGRGGNKNQRRRK; from the coding sequence ATGGGACAGAAGACAAATCCAATCGGAAATCGCTTAGGAATTATCAGAGGATGGGAATCTAACTGGTATGGCGGAAATGATTATGGAGACAAACTTGCAGAGGATGATAAAATCCGTAAGTATATCCATGCTCGTTTATCTAAAGCTAGTGTAAGTAGAGTAATTATTGAGCGTACACTTAAACTTGTAACCGTTACTATCACTACCGCTAGACCTGGTATCATTATCGGTAAAGGTGGTCAAGAGGTAGACAAGCTAAAAGAAGAGCTTAAAAAAATTACTGGTAAAGAGGTTCAATTGAACATCTTTGAAATTAAAAGACCTGAACTAGATGCACATTTAGTAGCAGCAAGTATTGCTCGTCAGATAGAAAGTCGTATTTCTTACAGAAGAGCAATAAAAATGGCTATCGCTGCAGCAATGCGTATGAATGCTGAAGGAATCAAAGTTCAAATTAGTGGTCGTTTAAACGGTGCGGAAATGGCACGTTCTGAACACTACAAAGAAGGACGTATTCCGTTATCTACATTTAGAGCAGATATAGATTATGCTCTAGTTGAAGCACATACTACATACGGTAGATTAGGTGTGAAGGTGTGGATTATGAAAGGCGAAGTTTATGGAAAAAGAGAGCTTTCTCCATTAGTAGGTCTTTCTAAGCAAAAAGGAAAAGGTGGACGTGGAGGAAACAAAAACCAACGTCGCAGAAAGTAA
- the rplP gene encoding 50S ribosomal protein L16: protein MLQPKRTKFRKQQKGRMKGNAGRGHLLSNGTFGIKSLDSSFITARQIEAARIAATRYMKREGSLWIKIFPDKPITKKPLEVRMGKGKGAVEYWAAVVKPGRVLFEISGVPLETAQEALRLAAQKLPVKTKFIIARDYEA from the coding sequence ATGTTACAGCCTAAAAGAACAAAATTTCGTAAGCAGCAAAAAGGTCGTATGAAAGGTAATGCCGGAAGAGGTCATTTATTATCAAATGGTACTTTTGGTATAAAATCTTTAGACTCGTCATTTATAACTGCGCGCCAAATAGAAGCAGCTCGTATTGCCGCTACGCGTTACATGAAAAGAGAAGGGTCGTTATGGATTAAAATATTTCCAGACAAGCCTATTACTAAAAAGCCTCTTGAAGTACGTATGGGTAAAGGAAAAGGTGCTGTGGAATATTGGGCAGCTGTCGTAAAACCAGGACGCGTATTATTCGAAATAAGTGGAGTGCCGTTAGAAACTGCTCAAGAAGCATTACGTTTAGCAGCGCAAAAACTTCCTGTAAAAACTAAGTTTATCATTGCTAGAGATTACGAAGCATAA
- the rpmC gene encoding 50S ribosomal protein L29, with the protein MKQSEIKQLSTAELQEKLSETKKSYSDLKMAHAISPLDNPIQLRTVRRTVARLATELTKRDGQ; encoded by the coding sequence ATGAAGCAATCAGAAATTAAACAGCTTTCAACAGCTGAGTTACAAGAAAAACTTAGTGAGACTAAAAAGAGTTATTCAGACCTAAAAATGGCTCACGCAATATCTCCTTTAGACAACCCAATACAGTTACGTACTGTAAGAAGAACTGTAGCTAGATTAGCGACAGAATTAACTAAAAGAGACGGACAATAA
- the rpsQ gene encoding 30S ribosomal protein S17 has translation MEKRNLRKERIGVVTSNKMEKSIVVSEVKKVKHPMYGKFVLKTKKYVAHDEKNDCNEGDTVKIMETRPMSKSKCWRLVEIIERAK, from the coding sequence ATGGAAAAAAGAAATTTAAGAAAAGAACGTATAGGAGTAGTTACCAGTAACAAAATGGAGAAATCTATTGTTGTTTCAGAAGTAAAAAAGGTAAAACATCCTATGTATGGAAAGTTCGTGTTAAAAACAAAAAAATATGTTGCACACGATGAGAAAAACGACTGCAACGAAGGAGATACTGTAAAGATCATGGAAACAAGACCTATGAGTAAATCTAAGTGTTGGAGATTAGTAGAAATAATTGAAAGAGCGAAGTAA
- the rplN gene encoding 50S ribosomal protein L14, which produces MVQQESRLKVADNTGAKEVLVIRVLGGTKRRYASVGDKVVVSVKDATPNGSVKKKAVSTAVVVRTAKEVRRPDGSYIRFDDNACVLLNPQGEMRGTRVFGPVARELRDKQFMKIVSLAPEVL; this is translated from the coding sequence ATGGTACAACAAGAATCAAGATTAAAAGTAGCAGATAACACAGGAGCTAAAGAAGTTTTAGTAATCCGTGTTTTAGGTGGTACAAAAAGAAGATATGCTTCTGTTGGAGATAAGGTAGTAGTTTCTGTAAAAGACGCTACTCCTAATGGAAGTGTAAAGAAAAAGGCAGTTTCTACTGCTGTTGTTGTACGTACAGCTAAAGAAGTAAGACGTCCTGATGGCTCTTACATAAGATTTGACGATAATGCATGCGTATTATTAAACCCACAAGGTGAGATGAGAGGAACACGTGTATTTGGTCCAGTAGCAAGAGAACTTCGTGATAAACAATTCATGAAAATTGTATCATTGGCACCAGAGGTGCTTTAA